The Panthera tigris isolate Pti1 chromosome F3, P.tigris_Pti1_mat1.1, whole genome shotgun sequence genome includes a window with the following:
- the ZNF648 gene encoding zinc finger protein 648: MTQVDPQDRWGKVSPLCSLPEEAHDPRMLSMSLESEDEDGGEAGDKGSPRGHDHQACPRSSPQVTQDNPDLPWDHPSSEEERFSGSFSSGSPGKEPMGVPRKKASWGRDESKITRTQDSSGAGIAPGTVPSDPSHKLLGPVQPLRDSLPSGADGDSTENLDTALGVPSSFPDTGRYFCAQRGVDTPDHSSLMRFPKPGGSWDLPTQETRTPARGSASPAGLASALKAKARMGRKGQNPEGTCEGGQREAHPYKCLRGGGRAFQKSGSLLSPSQPRGTKPYACELCGKAYSHRGTLQQHRRLHTGERPYRCPFCDKAYTWSSDHRKHIRTHTGEKPYPCPDCGKAFVRSSDLRKHQRNMHSNNKPFPCAECGLTFNKPLSLLRHQRTHLGEKPFRCPACDREFAVASRMMEHQRVHSGERPFPCPTCGKCFTKSSNLIEHQTLHTGQRPFKCADCGVAFAQPSRLVRHQRIHTGERPFPCAQCGQAFARSSTLKRHQQIHSGEKGFLCAECGRAFRIASELAQHIRVHNGERPYQCEDCGQAFTRSNHLQRHRAKHSAGKKEPIPSSSDE, encoded by the coding sequence ATGACACAGGTGGACCCCCAGGACAGGTGGGGCAAGGTGTCTCCTCTTTGTAGCCTGCCGGAGGAGGCTCATGACCCCCGGATGCTGAGCATGAGCTTAGAGAGTGAGGATGAGGACggtggggaggcaggagacaAAGGGAGCCCTAGGGGCCATGATCACCAGGCCTGTCCAAGAAGCAGCCCCCAAGTGACTCAAGACAATCCTGACTTGCCATGGGATCATCCATCCAGTGAGGAAGAGAGATTCTCTGGCTCCTTTAGTTCTGGGAGCCCGGGGAAGGAACCGATGGGGGTGCCTCGGAAGAAGGCCAGCTGGGGGAGAGATGAGTCAAAGATCACCCGGACCCAGGACTCCTCTGGGGCAGGCATAGCTCCGGGGACCGTCCCCAGTGACCCCTCACACAAGTTGTTAGGTCCAGTGCAACCGCTTAGGGACTCACTACCTTCAGGTGCTGACGGAGACTCCACGGAAAACCTGGACACTGCCTTGGGTGTCCCATCCAGCTTCCCTGATACTGGAAGGTATTTCTGTGCACAGAGGGGTGTAGATACCCCAGACCACTCCTCCCTCATGCGTTTCCCCAAGCCCGGTGGCAGCTGGGACCTACCCACGCAGGAGACTCGCACACCAGCGCGGGGATCAGCCTCCCCAGCCGGCCTGGCATCAGCGCTGAAGGCCAAAGCGCGGATGGGCAGGAAGGGCCAGAATCCCGAGGGCACGTGTGAGGGCGGGCAAAGGGAGGCGCACCCCTACAAGTGTCTgcgaggaggaggaagggccttCCAGAAGTCCGGCAGCCTGCTGAGCCCATCGCAGCCCCGAGGCACGAAGCCTTACGCCTGCGAGCTGTGCGGGAAGGCCTACTCCCACCGGGGCACGCTCCAGCAGCACCGGCGCCTGCACACGGGCGAGCGACCCTACCGGTGCCCCTTCTGCGACAAGGCCTACACCTGGTCCTCGGACCACCGCAAGCACATCCGCACCCACACAGGCGAGAAACCCTACCCCTGCCCGGACTGCGGGAAGGCCTTCGTGCGCTCCTCCGACCTGCGCAAACACCAGCGCAACATGCACAGCAACAACAAGCCCTTCCCGTGCGCGGAGTGCGGCCTGACCTTCAACAAGCCGCTGTCGCTGCTGCGCCACCAACGCACGCACCTGGGCGAGAAGCCCTTCCGCTGCCCGGCTTGCGACAGGGAGTTTGCGGTGGCCAGCCGAATGATGGAGCACCAGCGCGTGCATTCGGGCGAgcggcccttcccctgccccacctgcGGCAAGTGCTTCACCAAATCCTCCAACCTGATCGAGCACCAGACCCTGCACACCGGCCAGAGGCCCTTCAAGTGCGCGGATTGCGGCGTGGCCTTCGCGCAGCCTTCGCGCCTCGTGCGCCACCAGCGCATCCACACCGGCGAGAGGCCCTTTCCTTGCGCCCAGTGTGGCCAGGCCTTTGCCCGCTCCTCCACCCTGAAGCGGCACCAGCAGATTCACTCTGGGGAGAAGGGCTTCCTCTGCGCCGAGTGCGGCAGGGCCTTCCGCATTGCCTCCGAGCTGGCCCAGCACATTCGGGTGCACAACGGGGAGAGGCCCTATCAGTGTGAGGACTGCGGCCAGGCCTTCACCAGGTCCAATCATCTCCAGCGGCACCGAGCTAAGCACAGTGCCGGCAAGAAGGagcccatcccctcctcctctgATGAGTGA